The following are encoded together in the Adhaeribacter arboris genome:
- a CDS encoding tetratricopeptide repeat protein — translation MLVYARIFRFFLLISLIIGLNTFSSQAQSAAEEEALAKTYLQKQEYDKASSIYNKLASNNQQFVTIYPDYLKTLMALKNYKEAEKLVKKAIKKNPEIPAFTIDLGVVQLASGDKKAADKTFDKTIDQAKPNTILPVAQAFEQNRLYDYAEKTYLQGRKLSKKETDYTGQLMQLYAYQRQSEKLIAEILNIVRENPEQLLLAQNMLQNSLREEKEFEALEKILLTNVQQNPDKNVYSELLIWVYTQRKDFFSALVQAKSLDKRTKGGGEKVMELGAISLKNKDYESAIEAYSYVIKEYRNSPYYGYARERLIKAREEQVRNTFPVDLAKIRTLIAEYQSLLDEIGKNGRTAEVMKNMASLHAFYLDEKDKAIALLQEVINTPRVNQDLVAEAKISLGDIYLLRGEPWEATLLYSQVEKSHKETPIGHEAKLRNAKLNYYKGDFQLAQEHLDILKLATSREIANDAMDLSLLITDNTGLDSSTAALKEYAATELLIFQNKLPEAQQQLDNILRKYPQHSLTDDIFFLKAKVHLKTGNYQDAIQDLTKITDNPQYDVLSDDAFFLLATIYEEQVKDPEKAKQLYNDLIVKYPGSIFTVDARKRFRKLRGDTVN, via the coding sequence ATGTTAGTATATGCCCGAATTTTCCGCTTCTTTTTACTTATTAGCCTGATAATTGGGCTTAATACTTTTTCATCTCAGGCCCAGAGTGCTGCGGAGGAAGAAGCTTTAGCGAAAACTTATTTACAGAAGCAAGAATATGATAAAGCAAGTTCTATTTATAACAAGCTTGCTTCTAATAACCAACAATTCGTTACTATTTATCCGGATTATCTTAAAACCCTTATGGCACTTAAAAACTATAAGGAGGCCGAAAAATTAGTAAAAAAAGCTATTAAAAAGAATCCGGAAATACCTGCTTTTACCATTGATTTAGGGGTAGTACAATTAGCTAGCGGCGATAAAAAAGCGGCCGATAAAACTTTTGATAAGACAATTGATCAGGCTAAACCAAATACTATTTTGCCGGTAGCTCAAGCCTTTGAGCAAAATCGGCTGTATGATTATGCCGAAAAAACTTATTTACAAGGACGTAAACTCAGCAAGAAAGAAACCGATTATACGGGTCAGTTAATGCAATTGTACGCTTACCAGCGCCAATCAGAAAAATTAATCGCCGAAATATTAAATATTGTCAGAGAAAATCCGGAACAGTTGCTGTTAGCCCAAAATATGCTGCAGAACAGCTTACGCGAAGAAAAAGAGTTTGAAGCTTTAGAGAAAATTTTGTTAACCAATGTGCAGCAAAACCCGGATAAGAACGTGTATAGCGAATTGCTAATTTGGGTGTATACGCAACGGAAAGACTTTTTCAGCGCTCTGGTACAGGCCAAATCGTTGGATAAGCGTACCAAAGGTGGCGGCGAAAAAGTTATGGAATTAGGCGCTATTAGTCTAAAAAATAAAGATTACGAAAGTGCCATTGAAGCGTACAGCTACGTAATTAAAGAATACCGCAATAGTCCATATTATGGGTACGCGCGTGAACGCCTGATTAAAGCCCGCGAAGAACAAGTACGCAATACCTTCCCGGTAGACTTAGCTAAAATTCGAACACTTATTGCCGAATACCAGAGCTTATTAGATGAGATAGGAAAAAACGGCCGTACCGCAGAAGTAATGAAAAATATGGCATCGTTACATGCCTTTTATTTAGATGAGAAAGATAAAGCCATTGCCCTTTTGCAGGAAGTGATAAATACTCCCCGGGTCAATCAGGATTTAGTGGCCGAAGCAAAAATTAGTTTGGGAGATATTTATTTGTTACGCGGGGAACCTTGGGAGGCGACTTTGCTTTATTCGCAAGTCGAAAAATCGCACAAAGAAACGCCCATTGGTCATGAGGCCAAGCTGCGGAACGCTAAATTAAATTATTATAAAGGCGATTTTCAGTTAGCGCAGGAACACTTAGATATTTTAAAATTGGCCACTAGCCGCGAAATTGCCAACGATGCCATGGATTTAAGCCTGCTGATAACCGATAATACAGGTTTAGATTCTTCTACAGCCGCTTTAAAAGAATATGCTGCTACGGAGTTATTAATTTTTCAAAACAAATTACCCGAGGCCCAGCAACAGTTAGATAATATATTACGAAAATATCCGCAACACAGTCTTACGGATGATATTTTCTTCCTGAAGGCTAAAGTGCATCTGAAAACCGGTAATTACCAGGATGCCATCCAAGATTTGACTAAAATTACGGACAATCCGCAATATGATGTGCTCAGCGACGATGCTTTTTTTCTGCTGGCGACCATTTACGAAGAACAGGTAAAAGATCCGGAAAAAGCAAAGCAGCTTTATAATGATCTGATTGTAAAATATCCGGGTAGTATTTTTACGGTTGATGCCCGCAAACGCTTCCGTAAGTTGCGGGGTGATACGGTAAATTAG
- a CDS encoding gluconokinase: MHYMIGVDIGTTSTKAVGFNLQGHVLAEKSVEYPLLTPQPSYSEQNPDEVFQAVLDSISAVTAAARTTGFTLAGLAGISFSSAMHSLIALDENGNLLTNSITWADTRSKEYADQIKNSAAGHNIYRRTGTPIHSMSPLCKLVWLQAEQPELVKQAHKFISIKEYVFYRLFGQYVIDYSIASATGLFDIFTLQWYPPALQSAGITPEHLATPLPCTHIIRGLSAEQASYLGVDPQVPFILGGGDGCLANLGSGAIRPGNAALTIGTSGAIRVISSEPATDSQERIFSYILTPEHYVLGGPVSNGAILLSWFRDQFGMPETQLAKDLAMDVYELLLQKAAIIPAGANGLLFLPYLLGERAPIWDANARGVFFGLNLSHTREHLLRALLEGILFGIYSVANALIQVTGPIDVIYANGGFAKGDIWVQMLADIFNHEIRVTESVESSALGAVILGMQALGMISDFETIDKLVPIARTYLPNPEQHAVYQQLYAIYEGLYPKLKQDFAAITALQG; this comes from the coding sequence ATGCACTACATGATCGGGGTTGATATTGGTACTACCAGCACAAAAGCCGTTGGCTTTAATTTGCAAGGCCACGTACTAGCTGAAAAATCGGTGGAATATCCTTTGCTTACTCCGCAGCCTTCTTACAGCGAACAAAACCCCGATGAAGTATTTCAAGCGGTGTTAGATTCTATTAGCGCCGTTACCGCGGCGGCCCGAACCACTGGCTTTACATTAGCTGGCTTAGCCGGCATTAGTTTCAGTAGTGCCATGCACAGTTTAATTGCTTTAGATGAAAATGGGAACTTACTGACCAACAGCATTACCTGGGCCGATACCCGTAGTAAAGAATATGCCGACCAAATAAAGAACAGTGCTGCCGGCCATAATATCTATCGCCGGACAGGTACGCCCATTCATTCCATGTCGCCTTTATGCAAATTGGTATGGCTGCAAGCCGAGCAACCCGAATTAGTAAAGCAGGCGCATAAGTTTATCTCCATCAAAGAATATGTATTTTACCGGTTATTTGGGCAGTACGTTATTGATTATTCCATTGCTTCGGCCACGGGATTATTTGATATTTTTACTTTGCAGTGGTATCCACCCGCCCTACAATCAGCCGGTATTACCCCCGAGCATTTAGCTACTCCTTTACCTTGTACCCATATTATCCGTGGTTTATCTGCTGAGCAAGCTAGCTATTTAGGGGTTGATCCGCAGGTTCCATTTATTCTGGGCGGTGGCGATGGCTGTTTAGCTAACCTGGGCAGTGGTGCCATCCGGCCGGGTAATGCCGCCCTTACTATTGGTACCAGCGGAGCCATTCGGGTTATTTCTTCTGAGCCCGCTACCGATTCCCAGGAACGAATATTTAGTTATATTTTAACTCCCGAACATTATGTGCTGGGCGGACCGGTGAGTAATGGAGCTATTTTACTGAGCTGGTTTCGCGACCAGTTTGGTATGCCCGAAACCCAGTTAGCAAAAGATCTGGCGATGGATGTTTATGAACTTCTTTTGCAAAAGGCCGCTATTATACCAGCCGGAGCCAATGGGTTATTATTTTTACCTTACCTGCTCGGGGAACGGGCCCCCATTTGGGATGCGAATGCCCGGGGCGTTTTCTTTGGCTTAAACTTAAGCCATACCCGGGAACACTTACTCCGTGCCTTACTCGAAGGCATTCTATTTGGCATATATAGCGTTGCTAATGCTTTAATACAAGTTACCGGTCCAATAGACGTAATTTACGCTAATGGAGGATTCGCGAAAGGTGACATTTGGGTGCAAATGCTGGCGGACATTTTTAATCACGAAATTCGCGTAACCGAAAGTGTGGAAAGTTCGGCCTTAGGAGCCGTTATTTTAGGTATGCAGGCGTTAGGAATGATTTCGGATTTCGAAACCATAGATAAGCTAGTACCCATTGCCCGAACTTACTTGCCTAACCCGGAGCAGCACGCCGTTTACCAACAATTATATGCTATATACGAAGGTTTGTACCCGAAGCTTAAACAAGATTTTGCCGCCATTACGGCTTTGCAAGGCTAG
- a CDS encoding nucleoside permease, whose amino-acid sequence MKSRVRGLLSAMMFLQFFIWGAWYVTMGTYLANALQADGVDIGDAYSAMSIATIISPFFVGMIADRYFAAQRVFGLLHLVGAGVLYYLTTIQDPDIFYWFILLYSLMYAPTLALANAISFNQMAEPGKQFASVRVWGTVGWIATGWLIDQVFHISPTDLGFTFEMAAIASVVLAILSIFLPNTPPKAKNATVRTSEIIGSEAFVLLKDRSFLIFFISSILICIPLSFYYSQTNQFLVESGMQNATRNMTFGQISEALFILAIPFFFRRFGVKYMIMIGMLTWAVRFLLFGFGGPDQMWMLFVGIILHGVCFDFFFVTGQIYTDHKAGEKIKSSAQGMITMATYGIGMWIGTKLSGYVAKNYTISPTEHHWQEIWLVPAAIAAGVLILFALLFREKQLDRKQVAAAVH is encoded by the coding sequence ATGAAATCACGGGTACGCGGATTACTTTCCGCCATGATGTTTTTACAGTTTTTTATTTGGGGAGCTTGGTATGTTACCATGGGGACCTATTTGGCCAATGCCTTGCAAGCAGATGGAGTGGATATTGGCGATGCGTACAGCGCCATGTCTATTGCTACTATAATTTCGCCGTTTTTTGTGGGCATGATTGCCGACCGTTATTTTGCGGCACAACGCGTATTCGGGTTATTACATTTAGTAGGGGCGGGGGTACTGTATTACCTTACTACTATCCAAGATCCGGACATCTTTTATTGGTTTATTTTACTTTACTCTTTAATGTATGCCCCCACTTTAGCCTTAGCCAATGCCATCTCTTTTAACCAAATGGCCGAACCTGGTAAACAGTTTGCTTCCGTGCGGGTATGGGGCACCGTGGGCTGGATTGCTACCGGTTGGCTCATCGACCAGGTTTTTCATATATCTCCCACCGACTTAGGATTTACTTTCGAGATGGCCGCTATAGCCTCCGTGGTGCTGGCTATTTTAAGCATCTTTTTACCTAACACTCCACCTAAAGCAAAAAACGCGACCGTGCGTACTTCCGAAATTATTGGTTCCGAGGCGTTTGTTTTATTAAAAGACCGGTCTTTCCTTATTTTCTTTATTTCATCTATTTTAATTTGTATTCCACTGTCGTTCTACTACAGCCAAACCAATCAGTTTTTAGTAGAATCCGGAATGCAAAATGCTACCCGTAACATGACCTTCGGCCAGATTTCGGAAGCCCTGTTTATTTTAGCTATTCCGTTTTTCTTCCGGCGTTTCGGGGTAAAATACATGATTATGATTGGTATGCTTACCTGGGCAGTACGCTTTTTACTATTTGGGTTTGGTGGCCCAGATCAGATGTGGATGTTATTTGTCGGCATTATACTGCACGGCGTTTGTTTCGATTTCTTTTTTGTAACCGGTCAGATTTACACCGACCACAAAGCGGGCGAAAAAATTAAAAGCTCAGCCCAAGGTATGATTACCATGGCTACTTATGGCATTGGTATGTGGATCGGTACTAAACTTTCGGGTTACGTAGCTAAAAATTATACGATCTCGCCAACGGAACACCACTGGCAGGAAATCTGGCTGGTACCCGCCGCGATTGCAGCGGGAGTTTTAATTTTATTTGCTCTTTTATTCCGGGAGAAGCAGTTAGATCGTAAGCAAGTAGCGGCCGCTGTGCATTAA
- a CDS encoding Gfo/Idh/MocA family protein — translation MQTIRWGIIGCGDVTEVKSGPAFRKIPNSQLVAVMRRDGAKAQDYARRHGVPKWYDNAQALINDPEVDAVYIATPPDSHHDYTLQVAATGKPVYVEKPMARTYAECQEMITACEEAQVPLFVAFYRRCLPSFLKVKELVDTGAIGEVRFVNINLYHPIQSNLETNNLPWRVQPDIAGGGLFFDLAPHQLDILDYILGPIASASGQTANQAGLYPAEDIVTAQFRFQSGVLGSGTWCFTVAETQRTDQMEIIGSKGKITFAAFDKVAIQLETGDGKKQFNLPPPVHIQQPFIQTIVEELTGQGECPSTGVTAARTAWIMDQIVGKRH, via the coding sequence ATGCAAACTATTCGTTGGGGAATTATTGGCTGCGGCGACGTAACCGAAGTAAAAAGCGGGCCGGCTTTCCGGAAAATACCTAATTCGCAGCTCGTAGCGGTAATGCGCCGCGATGGCGCTAAAGCCCAGGATTATGCCCGGCGGCACGGTGTGCCTAAGTGGTACGATAATGCGCAAGCCTTAATTAACGACCCCGAAGTAGATGCAGTTTACATTGCTACTCCTCCCGATTCTCACCACGATTATACCTTACAAGTGGCAGCGACAGGTAAACCCGTTTACGTGGAAAAACCAATGGCGCGCACTTACGCGGAATGCCAGGAAATGATTACCGCTTGCGAAGAAGCTCAGGTTCCGCTTTTTGTAGCTTTTTACCGGCGCTGTTTACCTTCTTTCTTAAAAGTGAAAGAATTAGTTGATACTGGTGCTATTGGTGAAGTTCGGTTTGTGAATATTAATCTATATCACCCAATCCAAAGCAATTTAGAAACAAATAATTTGCCCTGGCGCGTACAACCCGACATTGCTGGCGGCGGCTTATTCTTTGATTTAGCGCCGCACCAATTGGATATTTTAGATTACATTTTAGGCCCCATTGCTTCTGCTTCGGGGCAAACTGCTAACCAAGCTGGCTTGTATCCGGCCGAAGATATTGTAACCGCACAATTTCGTTTTCAATCTGGCGTACTGGGTAGCGGTACCTGGTGTTTTACCGTGGCGGAGACCCAACGTACCGACCAAATGGAAATTATTGGTAGTAAGGGCAAAATTACGTTTGCTGCCTTTGATAAAGTAGCAATTCAACTGGAAACGGGCGATGGAAAAAAGCAATTTAACTTGCCGCCACCCGTACACATTCAGCAACCATTTATTCAAACCATTGTAGAAGAATTAACTGGTCAGGGAGAATGCCCCAGCACGGGTGTAACGGCTGCTCGTACCGCTTGGATAATGGATCAGATTGTAGGTAAGAGACATTAG
- a CDS encoding DUF6249 domain-containing protein translates to MQNFFGPVLIVIVAILFFGTIFGICYLYFTSRTRERLALVERGLDPNFFRPRRTALKYGMVIFSVVLGMTLGDLIPFRYPVGVPLGVMLGGLSLIVYYFIIDKRLDKRDEA, encoded by the coding sequence ATGCAAAACTTTTTTGGACCAGTGCTGATAGTGATAGTGGCTATTCTGTTCTTCGGCACCATTTTCGGCATTTGTTACCTGTACTTTACTTCCCGTACCCGTGAACGGTTAGCTTTAGTAGAACGGGGCCTTGACCCTAACTTTTTCCGGCCTCGTCGAACCGCCCTTAAATACGGGATGGTTATTTTCTCGGTAGTATTGGGTATGACCCTGGGCGATTTAATTCCATTCCGTTATCCAGTTGGGGTGCCGCTTGGGGTCATGCTCGGTGGGTTAAGTTTGATAGTTTACTATTTTATAATTGATAAGCGGCTAGACAAACGGGACGAAGCATGA
- a CDS encoding RNA polymerase sigma factor — MEKQTDLYYVQQVLRGQPVAYTALVDKYKSLATALAFKITGNKQDAEEVTQDAFVKAYRALPGFKGNAKFSTWLYRIVYNTALSKTRRKISFAVSLEDAELTETELEQVGLQLLNLQTAEQTKYIDLALAQLPPDENLLLTLFYLHENSVEEIRDITGLSKANIKVKLFRARQKMYLYLQEVLKHEWKEIIR, encoded by the coding sequence ATGGAAAAGCAGACCGACCTTTATTATGTACAGCAAGTGCTACGCGGTCAACCAGTAGCGTATACGGCCTTGGTTGATAAGTATAAAAGTCTGGCTACTGCGCTTGCTTTTAAAATTACGGGTAATAAGCAAGATGCCGAAGAAGTGACGCAAGATGCTTTTGTGAAAGCTTACCGGGCTTTGCCGGGTTTTAAAGGCAATGCCAAATTTTCGACCTGGTTGTACCGGATTGTGTATAACACCGCCCTTTCTAAAACCCGCCGGAAAATATCTTTCGCGGTTTCGCTGGAAGATGCCGAACTCACCGAAACCGAGTTAGAACAAGTAGGATTACAGTTACTAAACCTGCAAACAGCCGAACAAACCAAATACATCGACTTAGCTTTGGCGCAACTGCCGCCCGATGAAAATTTACTTTTGACCTTGTTTTACCTGCACGAAAATTCCGTGGAAGAAATCAGAGATATTACCGGCTTATCGAAAGCGAATATTAAAGTAAAATTATTCCGAGCTCGGCAAAAAATGTACCTGTACCTGCAAGAAGTATTAAAGCACGAATGGAAGGAAATAATAAGATGA